The following is a genomic window from Chloroflexota bacterium.
GGATCTTCCTCTGGCGCCGCTCGTCGATCCGCCTTGCGCTCGAGCGGTACACGGCCCTGCTCACCGCGATCGCGCCCGCCGTGCGCTCGCCCGTCGCCCTCGCTGCCGCGTACGACCGTCTCACCCCGATCTCGATCGACTACGCGGTCATGGAGGGCGCCGCCCGGGACGATCGCGTCGTCATGGCGGCGATGGACGTCGGCTGGAGCGACCTCGGTGGCTGGTCGTCCCTGCTCGCCGCGCTCGGGGGCCGGGCCACGGGCCGCGTCGTGCCGCCCGGCGAGGCGGTGGCGCTCGGCCCGCACGACCTCCTCATCGAGCGCCGGGACCGCAGGCTCGCCGTGGTCGACGGCCCGCGCGGTAGCATCAGCACGGCACCCACCGCGCTCCTCGCCGGTGCCGCGCCGGACCGGTCGATCGTCGACGCCCTGATCGAACGCGTCTCAGCCCAGGAGGTCAGCGGATGACGACGATCGCCGAGGCTCCCCGCCCCACGACGATCGTCTTCGGCACGGATGGCTGGCGGGCCCGCGTGGCGGATGAGTTCACGTTCGAGAGCGTGCGTCGCTGCGCGGACGGCGTCGCGGCCTATGTCGTCGGTCGGGGTGAGCAGGCCAAGGGCGTCGTCATCGCCTATGACCGCCGCTTCGCCTCCGAGCATTTCGCCGCCGCCGCCGCGGAGGTCGTCCTCGCCCACGACATCCCGGTATCGATCGCCGCCCACGCGGTGCCGACCCAGATGACGTCGTACGAGGTCGTGGAGCGCGGCGCGGCCGCCGGCATCATGATCACCGCGAGCCACAACCCGTGGACGGACAACGGGTTCAAGGTCAAGGCGCCGACGGGATCGGCCGCCGGCCCCGAGATCATCGCCGTCCTCGAGGGTCGGATCGCGGCGAACGGCGGGACGGCGATCGCCCGTCGCCCGCTCGCGGACGCCGAGGCCGCCGGACTCGTCGAGCGCTTCGATCCGTACGACGGGTACGAGCGATACGTCCGGCGGACCGTGGACATCGATGCCCTCAAGGCCGCGGATGCGCACATCCTCGTCGAGCCCATGTGGGGCGCCGGAGCGGGATGGATCAGCCGGATCCTCGGCGGGGGCCGGATCCGGATCACGGAGATCCACCAGGAGCGGAACCCGTACTTCGGCGGGGTGAACCCTGAGCCGATCCGACCGAACGTCGACGAGGCGCTCGGGATGCTCGCCGCCGGCGGCTACGACCTGGGTCTCTTCCTCGACGGCGACGCCGATCGCGCCGGAGCGGCGGACGAGCGCGGCACGTTCATCCACCAGCTCCAGGTCACGGGCCTGCTCATGTACTACCTCGCCGAGCACCGCGGGCTCCGACAGCCGGTGGTCGTGAGCGTCAACAACACATCGATGGCCGGGCGCCTCGGCGTCCACTACGGGATCCCGGTCCACGAGACCTCCGTCGGGTTCAAGTTCATCGGACCGAAGATGATCGCGACCGGGGCGATGATGGGGGCCGAGGAGTCGGGCGGGTTCGGATTCGGGATGCACCTGCCGGAGCGCGACGGGATCTACGCGGACCTCCTCCTCCTCGACCTCTTCCTGCGCGAGCGAGCGGCCGGCCGGTGGCCGGTCTCGCGGGCCATCGAGCACTTCCATGAGCTCGCCGGGCCGTCGTTCTATCGGCGGATCGACGTCCACGTCGAGCAGGCGGCCTACGCCGCCGTCAAGCAACGGCTGGTCGAGGTCCTCGGCGACACGCCGCCGACCGAGCTCGCCGGGCGGCCGGTGGTCCGGAGCCAGGCGCTTGAGACGAAGGACGGCTCCAAGTTCTTCCTCGCCGACGGTTCATGGCTGCTCGTTCGCACGAGCGGGACCGAGCCGCTCGTCCGGGTCTACACGGAGGCGACGTCCGCCGGGGTCCGCGACGCGCTGGTCGAGGCCGGGGAGCGACTGGTCCGCGGCTCGTGACCGACGCACCGGGCGTGG
Proteins encoded in this region:
- a CDS encoding phosphoglucomutase/phosphomannomutase family protein, with translation MTTIAEAPRPTTIVFGTDGWRARVADEFTFESVRRCADGVAAYVVGRGEQAKGVVIAYDRRFASEHFAAAAAEVVLAHDIPVSIAAHAVPTQMTSYEVVERGAAAGIMITASHNPWTDNGFKVKAPTGSAAGPEIIAVLEGRIAANGGTAIARRPLADAEAAGLVERFDPYDGYERYVRRTVDIDALKAADAHILVEPMWGAGAGWISRILGGGRIRITEIHQERNPYFGGVNPEPIRPNVDEALGMLAAGGYDLGLFLDGDADRAGAADERGTFIHQLQVTGLLMYYLAEHRGLRQPVVVSVNNTSMAGRLGVHYGIPVHETSVGFKFIGPKMIATGAMMGAEESGGFGFGMHLPERDGIYADLLLLDLFLRERAAGRWPVSRAIEHFHELAGPSFYRRIDVHVEQAAYAAVKQRLVEVLGDTPPTELAGRPVVRSQALETKDGSKFFLADGSWLLVRTSGTEPLVRVYTEATSAGVRDALVEAGERLVRGS